GTACGAGCCGGGTTGGCGTTCGAGGTGGTGCCGCCTCGTCGGAATGCGGGCCGGAGCCGGGTGCGTGGGTCCGCGGTCCTTGCCGGAATCCGCATGGGATCCTGGTACGTCATGGTTCTGCCGGACGGACGGTGGACGGACGTGCGGCGATGATGAGGGTGCCCCGATGAGACTCTGCTTCCTGGTGGAGGAGCAGTACCGCCACGACGGCATGCCGTTGGACGTCATCCGCCAACTCGGCTCCTGGGGACACCAGGTGGACGTGGTGTGGCCCGGCCGCTCGCTCATCCCCATATCCGAGGCGATCGAGGCCGGCAGCCATGACGCCTGGGTCCTCAAGACCGTCTCCGGCGGTCCGGGGCTGACGCTGCTGGAAGCCGCCGCCTCCGTCGGGCTGACGACGGTGAACGATGTCCGGGCGATCCGCGGCGTACGGGACAAGGCGCTGGCCGCGGTGATCGCCCGCCGCAGCGGGCTGCCCGTCCCGGTGACGTATGCGGCGGCCCGCCCGGAGGAGTTCGCGGAGATCCCCGAGGTGGAGTTCCCTCTCGTGGTGAAGCCCGCTGACGGCAGTTCCGGGCGTGCCGTGCGGCTGGTGGCGACGCCGGACCGGCTGCTGGATCCCGTGGAGACGGCCGGCGCCGGGGACGTGGGCGCGCCGGGCGGGGGACTGCTTATCGCCCAGCCCTATGTGCCCAACTCCGGTACGGATCTGAAGGTGTACAGCGTCGCGGGTGAGCTGTACGCGACCGAGCGGTGTTCTCCGCTGCATCCCGCGCATGCCGTACGCGAACGTCAGGTACCGCTCACCCCCGACATCGCCCGGATCACCGCCGAGATCGGCACGGTGTTCGGCCTCGATCTGTACGGGGTCGACATTCTGCTCGGGCCGGACGGCCCGGTGGTCGTGGACATCAATGACTTCCCGAGCTTCCGTCAGGTACCGGACGCGGTCGCCCGGGTGTCCGCCGCGATCCTGGACCTCGCCCGTCATGGGAGGGCGGGGCAGGGGGCCGGGCCGGCGACGCCGGGACCTGCCGAGGTGAAGCCGGGTGCCGTGGCGAGGCCGGGTGCGGCCCCCGCGACGCCCCCGTTCACCGCTCCGCCCGTGCCCCGCCCCAGCCGGCCCGCGGCCTCGATCGGTGGTGGCCGGTGAGGATCGGGCTGGTCACCGGGGATCCCGGACATCCGCTGCTGGCCGCGGTCACCGAGCTGCTGACCCCGGAGCACCAGGTCGTATGGCTGGATCCGGGCGGCGAGGGGCAGGGCCCGGATCCGGTCCTCGCTGCCTCGCCCGCTCTGTCGTCGCTCGCCGATGTCTATCTCCTCAAGGCACGTACGCCCCGGGCGCTGGCGCTCGCCGCCCTCCTGGAGGAGCACGGTGTCCCGGTGCTCAACTCCGCGGCGGCGACCGCGCGATGCCAGGACCGGGTCGAGATGGCGGCGGTGGCTCGCGCGGCCGGGCTGCCGTTCGCCGGTACCGCCGCAGTGGCCACGGTCGGGGAGCTGGTCGCGGCCGGCGAACCGGACGGGCCCCTGGTGATCAAGAGCCGGTTCAGCCGGCGCCATGACCTCGTGGCCCGTGCCGACGGCGCCGTACGACTGCGGGAGCTGGCGACCGACTGGCCCGATGAGCCGGTGGTGGTCCAGGAGTTCACCGCGAACAGCGGCTGGGACCACAAGCTGTGGGTGGTCGACGGGCAGCTCTTCGCCGGATTGCGCCGGTCGGAGCTGTCCCCGGACGGCCGTGGGCCGACGTTGCCGCTGCCGGTCGGTGAGCTGCCCGAGAGCTGGACCGGCGCCGCGCTCCGGGCCGGCGAGGTCTTCGGTCTGGACGTCTACGGGGTGGACGTTCTGGACGCCGGCGGTGGCGCGCCCCTCATCGTGGACATCAATGCCTTCCCCGGCATTCGCGGCCAGGCCGGCGCCCCGGAGGCGCTGGCACAGCTCGCCCTGCGCACGGCCGCAAGGGGCCGGCGCCCCGACGCCGACGAACGAGGCGCCGACGAACGAGGCGCCTACGCACCAGGCACCCACGAAAGCGGCGTCGGTGAAAACAGCGCCGGTGAAAGCGGCGCCGGTGAAAGCGGCGCCGGTGAAAGGAAAGTGGCAGAAGTCGGCGAGAAGTAACCCCCGTTCGGAGGGCACCGAACCGAAGTGAACCGGTGGCGGAAGCTCTTCCTCCGTAAGGCCTAACGCGTTGACCCCTGGGGTAGCGCTGCTCCGTCCGGAGGGCGTGGTTCCCCGCGCCTTCCTTCCGTACGTATGGGGAGAGGCCGGCAACGGTGACACAGCCATTCGAACTGCCTGACTTCTATACGCCCTACCCGGCGCGGCTGAACCCGCATCTGGAGACGGCGCGTACGCACTCCAAGAAGTGGGCCCGCGACATGGGGATGCTGGAGGGCTCGAACATCTGGGAGGAGAAGGATCTCGACGCCCACGACTATGCCCTGCTGTGTTCCTACACCCACCCGGACTGCGACGCGGACGCGCTCTCACTGGTGACCGACTGGTACGTCTGGGTCTTCTTCTTCGACGACCACTTCCTGGAGAAGTTCAAGCGGACGCTCGACCGGGAGGGCGGCAAGAAGTACCTCGACCGGC
This portion of the Streptomyces sp. 2114.4 genome encodes:
- a CDS encoding RimK family alpha-L-glutamate ligase; this translates as MRLCFLVEEQYRHDGMPLDVIRQLGSWGHQVDVVWPGRSLIPISEAIEAGSHDAWVLKTVSGGPGLTLLEAAASVGLTTVNDVRAIRGVRDKALAAVIARRSGLPVPVTYAAARPEEFAEIPEVEFPLVVKPADGSSGRAVRLVATPDRLLDPVETAGAGDVGAPGGGLLIAQPYVPNSGTDLKVYSVAGELYATERCSPLHPAHAVRERQVPLTPDIARITAEIGTVFGLDLYGVDILLGPDGPVVVDINDFPSFRQVPDAVARVSAAILDLARHGRAGQGAGPATPGPAEVKPGAVARPGAAPATPPFTAPPVPRPSRPAASIGGGR
- a CDS encoding RimK family alpha-L-glutamate ligase, with product MRIGLVTGDPGHPLLAAVTELLTPEHQVVWLDPGGEGQGPDPVLAASPALSSLADVYLLKARTPRALALAALLEEHGVPVLNSAAATARCQDRVEMAAVARAAGLPFAGTAAVATVGELVAAGEPDGPLVIKSRFSRRHDLVARADGAVRLRELATDWPDEPVVVQEFTANSGWDHKLWVVDGQLFAGLRRSELSPDGRGPTLPLPVGELPESWTGAALRAGEVFGLDVYGVDVLDAGGGAPLIVDINAFPGIRGQAGAPEALAQLALRTAARGRRPDADERGADERGAYAPGTHESGVGENSAGESGAGESGAGERKVAEVGEK